Below is a window of Petrotoga sp. 9PWA.NaAc.5.4 DNA.
GAACTCTTGTAAGTAAGCTTTGTTTAAGTTTTTATGGAAGTGTAAAGTTTAAAGAAATGTTTTTATCTACATCTTTTAACCACCAACTTATATTATTTAAAGCTCCTACCATCCCAGATGGATGAGGTACATCCTTCAATGTCTTAAATGCTTGAATGTTTAACTTAGCTGCTTCTATATAATTTCCTTCATTCTTTTTTCTTCTTGCATTAGCCATAAGGATAAATCCCTTATTAACAGGATTATTTTCGTAATACAAACTACCTTTTCGTAGTTTTGAAATATTTCTTTCTATAGCCTCAAGGACTTCATCATATTTATTATCCCAATATAATTTCAATATTTCTATATACTCTTTTGTTTTATCGTTTAAAGAAATTGATTCAAGATAGTTCATGAATGGTTTTCCAAACTGTCCGTAAGTTGATAACTTGATAACCATTTTTAAAGACATTTGAATTATCTCCTTATGAATATATCTGCTTTGTTTCCTGATTGTTATTTAAAAATAACATAATATTTACTTTTGTTTCAATGTTAACGAGTGAATATACAGTTACTTTTTTATCTTTAAACTATTGTATCATAACCGTTATCAAAAAAGGGAAAGCGAAAACAGAGTATAAAACATGATAAAAAACATCGAAATTAAAGTTTACATAAGCTTTTTTGAGGTAATCTCTGAAAATATATTCCAATCTATATTTGAATTCAATAAAAAAAATCACTTGTTTATCATATGGAAAAGGATATAATAAAAATAGTGAATGGTCTTTTGAGTTTGTAAGAAAAAAGTGTTACACATTACATATTATGTAAGGAGTGAAAAAATTTGTTGTTATTTTATTGACAGTAGTATTGCTATCAGGGGGAGTTTTTGTTTTTGGTGGGGATGATGAAGGAATCTCATGTATAGAATCAGTAAATCCAGGAGAAATCGCAAGTAACATTGAAGAAAGTTGGTAAGTATGTATTTTAAAGTTTTAAAGAGTATTGCAAAAAGGATTAAAAAGATGAGAAATGTTTGGTAAGTTGGGAATGAATTATTAAAGGGAAGTATTATTAGCCGCCATATATTAATCCTGCAGGGAAGTAAAATTCAAAACGAGAGGAGGTGAAGAAATGTATAAATTAAATGAAGTCAATTTATACGAAAGTCCAGAACTCGCTGTTCATAAAGAATCTTCAGATCCTGTACTCGAATGGAAAATAACTTTTAGTTTTGAAATTTGAAATTGAGTAATTGCTAGTAACTACTTTAACTTGTCCTCTTAATATTCAATATTAAAGGGATTTTTAAAGGAGGAGAAGTAATTTGGCAAAAGAAAATAATTTAAGTCATATTATAAAAGTTCCCCTTTCAAAAGGTCAAGTCTTATTAGATTTTTAAAGCGGTAATATTATATATTTAAAAAATGATAGTCTCTTTATAAATGATTCATCTGAAATTAAGCAAGATGAAGAAGTTTATCTAAATACCAAATATTTAAAATCTGAGAACATTTTTTCGTTATATAAAAAAGCAGTTTCTATTATTATAAAAAAAGAAACTATTAAAAATTTATATTCCCAATAAGTATAACAATATTAAAAATTAAAGAGGTGAAAAACTTTGATAAGAGCTTTAGGTGCAAACTTTAAGAAAACTTTTATTGAGTTTAAAAGGTATTTTTTTAACAGTGCTTTTAGTCTTTTAACTACCTTCATTATCTTTTACCTTATATTCTTTGGAGTTAAAGTGGTTGGTGGTTCGGCACCCAATTTTGGGGAAACAATAGATGGAATTACTGTGAGTTATTTCATGTGGATAATGTTTCTTGCCTCTTTTCAAGGTGTTGCTTATGGAATAATTGAAGAAGCTCAAAGAGGGACTTTGGAGCAACTTTTTATGTCTCCTATAAGTTTTGAATTTCAGATGGTTTTTCGAATGTTTGGTGATTTTTGTTTTAATATAATTACTATCATACCGTTAATGTATTTTGCAGCTTTTACTACAGGGAGAACTTTAGGTTTTGATTTGATAACTCTTCTTTACTTAATAATACTTGGATCCTTTTGTGCTTTGAGTGTAGGATTAATTTTCGGTGGAATGGCTTTAATATTTAAAAAAATATCTTCCTTTTTACAAATTTTAACGTTCGTTTTTCTTGCAATTTTAATGTTTGATCTGAAAAATGTATGGTATAGGTTCTTACCTATGGTTCAAGCAACATCTATGATGAGAAAAATGGCAATTGAAGGAACAAAATTTTATCAGTTCCCAATTGAAGAACATTTCATTTTGTGGATTGCGGCAGGAGCTTACTTACTATTAAGTTTGATTATTTTTAAAGTTTTTGAAAGACGCGCAATGGTTTTAGGAACACTTGGACAATATTAAGGGGTGAGATGATGAGTATATTAAAAGTTGAAGGGCTAATAAAAAGATACCCACAAAGAAGTTCTAAAGAAATGCTAAAAGCAGTTGACAATATTTCCTTTGAAGTTAAAGAAGGAGAAATTTTTGCACTTCTGGGGCCAAACGGTGCAGGAAAAACAACTACAATAAAAAGTATATGTGGGCTTATTATTTATGATGAAGGAAATATAAAAATAAAAGATTATGATTTGAAAAAAGAAAGAGCTAAAGCGTTGGATCAAATAAGTGCAGTTTTAGAAGGAAATAGGAATTTGTATTATAGACTGACGCCAGTTGAAAATATGCAGTATTTTGTGGGAATTAGAGGGAAAAAGATATCAAAAGAAAAAGCTTTGAACATTTTAGATTTCTTGGGTATCAAGGGAAAAGCAAATGAATTAGTACATCAACTTTCAAGAGGCATGCAACAAAAAGCTGCTCTGGCTGTGTGTCTTGCCTGTGAAACCGACATTTTACTCTTAGATGAACCTACTCTTGGGTTAGATGTGATTTCAAATGTAGAATTTAGAGAGTTGTTAAAAAAAGTGAAAGAAAGTGGAAAAAGTGTTGTGCTTTCCACACATGATATGGCATTAGTTGAAGAAGTGGCTGATAGAGTTGCGATTATAAACAATGGAAAGATAGTTGTTTGTGAAGAAAAGAGGAAACTTATGGATATATTCAACGCACGTGGATACACAATAAAAGTGTTATCTATGGATACACTTGAAAAAAAGCTTGAAGAGAAAGGGATCAGTGACGTTCAAAGAGACGGTAATCTTTATGAATTCATAGTTAATTTTAAAACTTCTGATGAATTGTATAATATTATAGATTTTCTAAAAGAAAATGAAGCAGAAATAGTAAGCTTGGAGAAACAAATGGTAAATTTTGAAAAAATTTTTATTTCATATACGAAAAACGAAAATCAAAACACAAATTTATCTTTTTAAAAATATTTTCAAAAAATGAATTTATTTTTGTCTAAAACATCCCTTATGCAACATCCATCCCCTTCGTAGAAGGGGAATGGCAGAGCTATCCTTCCTTTCTCGGCGGTACTTGTAGCGAGAAAGGTAAAAAAATTAAGAATTGGTGAGGATTGAAAGTGGGGGGTATTTTTCAAAAAATTTAAAATTAAAAGATTGACAAAACTTAAATTTTAGAATTTTTAAAGTAAGTATTTTAATAGTTTATGTGGAGGTAATATAATAATAAAGAAATTATGTAGATGAAAAAGGAGTTTCCCCATGAACTCAACAATAGTTTCTAAAAATGTTAAAAGGTTATTTAAATATTCGAAAAAATATAAAAGACAAATATTCAATATTTATCTCTTAACTTTTTTCAGTTATCTACTTCTTGTTGCAAATCCTTTCATTCTAAGATTCTTAATCGATAATGTAATAACTGCTGAAAGGTTTTCTTTAATTCCTTCAGTGATGGCAATATTCTTAACAATAATAATTGGGCAATTTTTGATTGGACTTGCAACAGATTATTACTCAAATATGTATCAAATAAGCGTAACAAAAAAAGAACAGATTATTCTATATAACAAAATTCAGAAAATTCCTTTTTTATATTCTGATAAAACTTTGTTAGGCGATTTTTTAACAAGAATAGTATCTGATGTATCTGAAGTTGCTAATTTTCTCATACTAACAAAACCTTCTATATACCTAAACCTTCTACAACTTGCACTTATTTTAACTGTGTTATTCCTTTTTAGTTGGCATCTTACTATAGTGGTACTTGCAACAATACCTTTTTATTATTTGATATTGAATAAATTCAGCAAAAACTTTCAACAATCTTCATCTGAAGAAAGGAAAGAATACAGCAACGTTATGGAAAATTTGAGAGAAAAGATAGAAAGTATAAATACTGTAAAAATACTCACTAAAGAATCTTTTTTTCAGCAAAAGGTCAGTGAAAGAACTGAAAACTGGAAAAATAGCATGAAAAAATACGTACGGGATTTTCTTAAATTAGATCAGGGAATATATTTAATCATATCTATCACCACACCATTAATACTTGGAGTTGGAGGATATCTAATGATGTCTAATATTTTAACAATTGGGACTTTACTTGCCTTTTATCAATTTTCTACGTGGCTTTTTGTTCCTCTTAAAAATATCAACGAACAACTCGCCCAACTACAACGAGCAGACACACTCTCACAAAGGTTCTTTGAAATACTTGATCTTCCTGAAGAAGAAAGTGATGGAATTTATTCTTTTCCTAAAGATTATGACATAAAATACAATAATGTTTCTTTCACATACAAAGATGAATTAGTTTTAAAAGATATAAACCTATACATAGACAAAAATGAAAAGATAGCCATAGTTGGAACAAGTGGTTCAGGTAAAAGTACCATGATGAATTTGCTTGTTAGATTGTATGAACCAACAAGTGGTGAGATCTTGTTAGACGATAAAAACTTAAAAGACTATAACTTACAAGAGATAAGAGAACATATAAAACTGGTAAGAGGAAATGATCCATTATTCAACATGAGTGTAAAAGAAAACATAATGCTCGGTGATGAATTCAGTGATCAAGAGTTCAACAAAGCTGTCAAAAAAGCAAAGGTAGATAAATTTATAGACCTTTTAGATAAAGGATACGATACAGTAGTAGGAGAAAGAGGAAGTAAGTTATCAGATGGACAAAGACAGAGGGTAGCTATAGCAAGGGCATTGATAAGGAAACCAAAGGTATTGATATTAGATGAAGCGACATCGGGAGTAGACTCCCAAACAGAAGAAGAGATATTTGAAGAATTAAAAGAATACGATATGACGTTAATAATAATATCGCACAGGTTATCAACAATAAGAAAGGCAGATAAGGTAGTAGTATTAAAAGATGGAGAAATAATAGGAGAAGGAACCCACAACGAATTAATAGAAAGTTCTCCTGTTTACAAAGAAATCATTGAAAGTCAGTTGGTAGTGTGAATATCTCAAATGGAGTGATTCTAAGTGATAAGTAATTTTCTTTCTTCCAATACAAAAAGGTTATTTAAATATTCGAAAAAATATCAGAAAAAGGTTTTCAATATATTTGCTTTTTTCTTATCCGTAGAGATACTTCTTCTTATCCAACCTTTTGTTTTAAGATACCTAATTGACGATGTAATGATGCAAAGTAATTTTTCGCTTTTATTACCTTTAATAGTGATATACTTGTTACTTGTAATCGGGCATATTACTCTCAATTTTTTTGGAAATTATTATATTATGAGTTACGGAGCAGATGCAATAAAGAACGAACAACTTATTTTATATGAAAAGCTTCAAAAGGCGCCTCCCATTTTTTTAAATTTTAAGATTGGAGATATATTAGCTCGTTTAACTTCTGATTTAGAATATATCTCTAACTTCTTACTAATGACAAAACCTTCTATTATTATAAATATTATTCAATTTGGTCGTGTTTCTCTAATTTTATTCATCTTTAGTTGGCCGCTCGCACTGCTAACCTATGCTACAATTCCAATATATTTTTGGATATTGAAACATTTCAAAACTAAATTAATGGAAACCTCAAAAGAAGAAAGAAAAGGTTACAGTAAAGTCATGGAAAGTTTGAGAGAAAAGATAGAAAATTTAAATACAATCAAGCTTTACAAAAAAAAAGAATTCTTTCAACAAAAGCTAAAAGGAGAAATAGAGGAATGGAGCGAAAATAAAAAACAATATGTTTGGAATGAAGTAAGTTTAAATAGAGGATTGATATTTATTTCTGCTATCATGACTCCGATTATCTTAGGTTTTGGTGGATACATGGTAATGAAAGACATACTTACGTTGGGGACCCTAATAGCTTTTTTGGGTGTTTCACAGGGGTTATATGGACCGTTAAATTTGATTAGTGGTCAATTAGCAACTTTACAACGAGCAGACACACTCTCACAAAGGTTCTTTGAAATACTTGATCTTCCAGAAGAAGAAAGTGATGGAATTTATTCTTTTCCTAAAAATTATGACATAAAATACAATAATGTTTCTTTCACATACAAAGATGAGTTAGTTTTAAAAGATATAAACCTATTCATAGACAAAAATGAAAAGATAGCTATAGTTGGAACAAGTGGTTCAGGTAAAAGTACCATGATGAATTTTCTTGTTAGATTGTACGATCCAACAAGTGGTGAGATATTGTTAGACAATAAAAACTTAAAAGACTATAACTTACAAGAAATAAGAGAACATATAAAACTGGTAAGAGGAAATGATCCATTATTCAACATGAGTGTAAAAGAAAACATAATGCTCGGTGATGAATTCAGTGATCAAGAGTTCAACAAAGCTGTCAAAAAAGCAAAGGTAGATAAATTCATAGACCTTTTAGATAAAGGATACGATACAGTAGTAGGAGAAAGAGGAAGTAAGTTATCAGATGGACAAAGACAGAGGGTAGCTATAGCAAGAGCTTTGATAAGGAAACCAAAGGTATTGATATTAGATGAAGCGACATCGGGAGTAGACTCACAAACAGAAGAAGAGATATTTGAAGAATTAAAAGAATACGATATGACGTTAATAATAATATCTCACAGGTTATCAACAATAAGAAAGGCAGATAAGGTAGTAGTATTAAAAGATGGAGAGATAATAGGAGAAGGAACCCACAAAGAATTAGTAGAAAGTTCTCCTGTTTACAAAGAAATCATTGAAAGTCAGTTGGTGGTGTAAAAAGGGAATTTATATCTATTGCTTTTCATTTCAAACTTTCTTTTACTAACATTGAATATAAAAAGTTCTTAGGCAAATTACAAATATCCAGGTTATTAAGGAAAGATTTATTGAATGAATTTGTTAGA
It encodes the following:
- a CDS encoding ABC transporter permease; amino-acid sequence: MIRALGANFKKTFIEFKRYFFNSAFSLLTTFIIFYLIFFGVKVVGGSAPNFGETIDGITVSYFMWIMFLASFQGVAYGIIEEAQRGTLEQLFMSPISFEFQMVFRMFGDFCFNIITIIPLMYFAAFTTGRTLGFDLITLLYLIILGSFCALSVGLIFGGMALIFKKISSFLQILTFVFLAILMFDLKNVWYRFLPMVQATSMMRKMAIEGTKFYQFPIEEHFILWIAAGAYLLLSLIIFKVFERRAMVLGTLGQY
- a CDS encoding ABC transporter ATP-binding protein, with amino-acid sequence MSILKVEGLIKRYPQRSSKEMLKAVDNISFEVKEGEIFALLGPNGAGKTTTIKSICGLIIYDEGNIKIKDYDLKKERAKALDQISAVLEGNRNLYYRLTPVENMQYFVGIRGKKISKEKALNILDFLGIKGKANELVHQLSRGMQQKAALAVCLACETDILLLDEPTLGLDVISNVEFRELLKKVKESGKSVVLSTHDMALVEEVADRVAIINNGKIVVCEEKRKLMDIFNARGYTIKVLSMDTLEKKLEEKGISDVQRDGNLYEFIVNFKTSDELYNIIDFLKENEAEIVSLEKQMVNFEKIFISYTKNENQNTNLSF
- a CDS encoding ABC transporter ATP-binding protein — its product is MNSTIVSKNVKRLFKYSKKYKRQIFNIYLLTFFSYLLLVANPFILRFLIDNVITAERFSLIPSVMAIFLTIIIGQFLIGLATDYYSNMYQISVTKKEQIILYNKIQKIPFLYSDKTLLGDFLTRIVSDVSEVANFLILTKPSIYLNLLQLALILTVLFLFSWHLTIVVLATIPFYYLILNKFSKNFQQSSSEERKEYSNVMENLREKIESINTVKILTKESFFQQKVSERTENWKNSMKKYVRDFLKLDQGIYLIISITTPLILGVGGYLMMSNILTIGTLLAFYQFSTWLFVPLKNINEQLAQLQRADTLSQRFFEILDLPEEESDGIYSFPKDYDIKYNNVSFTYKDELVLKDINLYIDKNEKIAIVGTSGSGKSTMMNLLVRLYEPTSGEILLDDKNLKDYNLQEIREHIKLVRGNDPLFNMSVKENIMLGDEFSDQEFNKAVKKAKVDKFIDLLDKGYDTVVGERGSKLSDGQRQRVAIARALIRKPKVLILDEATSGVDSQTEEEIFEELKEYDMTLIIISHRLSTIRKADKVVVLKDGEIIGEGTHNELIESSPVYKEIIESQLVV
- a CDS encoding ABC transporter ATP-binding protein; the protein is MISNFLSSNTKRLFKYSKKYQKKVFNIFAFFLSVEILLLIQPFVLRYLIDDVMMQSNFSLLLPLIVIYLLLVIGHITLNFFGNYYIMSYGADAIKNEQLILYEKLQKAPPIFLNFKIGDILARLTSDLEYISNFLLMTKPSIIINIIQFGRVSLILFIFSWPLALLTYATIPIYFWILKHFKTKLMETSKEERKGYSKVMESLREKIENLNTIKLYKKKEFFQQKLKGEIEEWSENKKQYVWNEVSLNRGLIFISAIMTPIILGFGGYMVMKDILTLGTLIAFLGVSQGLYGPLNLISGQLATLQRADTLSQRFFEILDLPEEESDGIYSFPKNYDIKYNNVSFTYKDELVLKDINLFIDKNEKIAIVGTSGSGKSTMMNFLVRLYDPTSGEILLDNKNLKDYNLQEIREHIKLVRGNDPLFNMSVKENIMLGDEFSDQEFNKAVKKAKVDKFIDLLDKGYDTVVGERGSKLSDGQRQRVAIARALIRKPKVLILDEATSGVDSQTEEEIFEELKEYDMTLIIISHRLSTIRKADKVVVLKDGEIIGEGTHKELVESSPVYKEIIESQLVV